From the Clupea harengus chromosome 15, Ch_v2.0.2, whole genome shotgun sequence genome, one window contains:
- the zgc:153157 gene encoding uncharacterized protein zgc:153157, translating to MFKTGDAERNTKNRSHMKDRDFMPNMERGKPATYTGDKKAKMAAKTNKKWVRLATVFAYVLSVSIAAIILAIYYSLIWKPTSGSTPLSGGADVPVTIAATTEIVTTGMNIISIPQENQSITDSPSQGYLWTTLHGRAGAPSEVLPQRETGYAGPTVVSEDAALEKHSDSGTDVRYSATNRTPSTTKSVGTEIVERTSESAASELNSKTHVTDNTQYKNVSLQNVDSVPTAGIKEAIIDGSGMNYPEERALSEFIVSNTPEQEDSTSPTTGSQGPVVSASSQNAVRYTELEFTEGSAFISSDLHTTEDASSARATQVAENDQTSTTRSTGSIVAGDEH from the coding sequence ATGTTCAAGACGGGAGACGCAGAACGGAATACAAAAAATCGCAGCCACATGAAGGACAGAGACTTCATGCCTAATATGGAGCGGGGGAAACCCGCCACATATACTGGGGACAAAAAGGCTAAAATGGCTGCGAAGACAAATAAAAAGTGGGTGAGACTGGCTACTGTCTTTGCTTATGTATTGTCTGTTTCTATTGCCGCGATAATTCTGGCTATATACTACAGCCTGATCTGGAAGCCAACATCTGGCTCAACACCGCTGTCAGGAGGAGCAGATGTACCGGTGACCATCGCAGCCACCACTGAGATTGTCACCACTGGCATGAATATCATCAGTATTCCTCAAGAAAATCAGAGCATAACCGACAGTCCATCACAAGGTTATTTGTGGACAACATTACATGGGCGCGCAGGTGCCCCTTCGGAGGTACTGCCCCAGAGGGAAACTGGATATGCAGGCCCAACAGTCGTATCAGAGGACGCGGCTCTAGAAAAACATAGTGATAGTGGAACTGATGTACGATATTCAGCGACAAACAGGACGCCCTCGACAACAAAATCAGTTGGTACAGAAATAGTTGAACGGACGTCTGAAAGCGCCGCCAGCGAGCTAAACTCCAAGACGCACGTTACCGATAATACGCAGTACAAAAATGTCTCACTTCAGAATGTTGACTCAGTTCCAACAGCTGGGATTAAGGAGGCAATAATAGACGGATCTGGGATGAATTACCCAGAGGAACGCGCACTCTCGGAATTTATTGTGTCGAATACGCCTGAGCAGGAGGATTCAACATCGCCTACCACAGGTTCACAAGGACCCGTGGTCAGTGCCTCTTCGCAAAATGCAGTCAGGTACACCGAATTGGAATTCACAGAGGGATCCGCTTTCATCTCATCGGACCTCCATACCACAGAGGATGCATCATCTGCTAGAGCCACGCAGGTTGCAGAGAATGATCAAACTTCTACCACGCGAAGCACGGGGTCTATTGTGGCCGGTGATGAGCATTGA